Within the Rosa rugosa chromosome 2, drRosRugo1.1, whole genome shotgun sequence genome, the region CACCTGGGAATAACTAGAAAACACCCAGCAGACATGaacaaaaaattaatttcaCAAGAAGATTTTGACACCTAGTTGTAGTGAATAACTCCCTCCATAAGCTCAGTAAACATAATTCTGGCAACCTAGCAATCTATTCCCTCCATAAGTAACAGATATAATCATAACACATACATTTGACCGAATTTTCAATGTTCAGATTGTGATCAGTtagtgataaagtaatctgggttTCACAtacaaaaccaattggcaatggatgaagtaccaaatccttataaacccatagcaAGGTCCCcattttcccatgtgggattcATATTGTCTCCTCAAGATAAAAAAGTTTCCGCTTTTTTTGCATAGTTCAATGTCTTGTGAGTAACCAGAAATCAAAACTATAGGAGAACAAAGTCATTACTCACCAGTAAACAATTTAAAGGAAGTTGGCAATGTTCGCCGGGGTGTAACCCAAAGGACATCTTGTTTATTTGCTGAGTAGAGACCAGGGTCTAGAATTAAAGGCATTGCTCTTTTTTCCCTGAAAAAAAGCCATTTAATATGAAGATCAGTTATGGGCCGTTATGGCTATAGTATCTGACAGTATTACATATGTTTAAGCTATGTTTAGTGCAGGAAAGAGAGAGCACTTACTCCTTCCAACCAAGCTGGCTAGTATGCTCAATGAAATTCAGTTCTCGATTTAGACCTGAAAAGGTGTGAAGAAGATCTGCATAGGAAACACATTAAACATAATCTTTTAGCACATAACCATACATCCTTTGACCACAGAAAATTTATAATTCAGAAAACTATACAACATTATATGATATAGACTAACCATCTTGAGTAACAAGCGGATAATCCGAGGCGCTGAGGTTGATAAACCAATCCCAATCCTTACTCCTCCTGAGCAGAATGGCACAGGCATGAAGAGTATTAGCAACCATTGTTGGTCCTCTATAAGTGACCATATTAGCCTTTTTTATCATAAATACATTCCCAACATTATTAAACATTGTTTCGTTTTGCACTCGTGAAGCAAGCTCCAATCTTTCTGCTACTGGTGCCTCAAGGTCTAAATGAAGAACATAGTGATTCAAAGGATGGTATAGAGCCTTAAGGGTCCTCCAAAGCTTTTCCATATCCCCTTTTGACCCTGAAATTAGATAAGCAAAACGAGGAATAGCTGGTACTGCGGGAGGGGGTGGAGCTTGTGAAACTTTTGCCTCAGCGAAAGCTGCACCGGTTTGGTTTGTTGCTACTCGAGATTGTAACATCGAGGAGAAGAGTTTGTGTGGTGAAGAGACAAGACCCAAGTTCAAGGAAGTGGCTAGAAGGAATAAGCATACACAAGAGCTTATGACAAGAGGGAATAGCCATTTCTTCTCCATGTTTGCAGACCCCATTACCAAACCTTAAGATGGGCTACAATCAACTACAGTCACACACTCATCTTCCTCAAACAATCGGAATCTATGTACTGCCCTTGAAATACAGACTGCGACTCCTCACAAATATTCTCCACAATTCAGACTTTTGAAACAGCTGTTGAATCAAACACCAAATATTAAAATGAATACATAGATTGCTAAATTGTTGGATTGAAGAAGCAGCAAACAAAGAATATCGGAGATTGCCGTAAACATTTAGCTCAAGAATTGGTCCTAGAACCTCCAAAACTATATATTTTTATAATCAAGAAAAGCAGGTAAA harbors:
- the LOC133727969 gene encoding beta-glucuronosyltransferase GlcAT14A-like; amino-acid sequence: MGSANMEKKWLFPLVISSCVCLFLLATSLNLGLVSSPHKLFSSMLQSRVATNQTGAAFAEAKVSQAPPPPAVPAIPRFAYLISGSKGDMEKLWRTLKALYHPLNHYVLHLDLEAPVAERLELASRVQNETMFNNVGNVFMIKKANMVTYRGPTMVANTLHACAILLRRSKDWDWFINLSASDYPLVTQDDLLHTFSGLNRELNFIEHTSQLGWKEEKRAMPLILDPGLYSANKQDVLWVTPRRTLPTSFKLFTGSAWMVLSRWFVEYCVWGWDNLPRTLLMYYTNFVSSPEGYFHTVICNVPEFAKTAVNHDLHYISWDIPPKQHPHTLNISDTSKMIGSGAAFARKFKHNDPALDKIDKELLHRRKDGFTPGGWCAGKPKCTRVGNPNEIKPGQGAERLRALVDRLTLTAKFGQNQCK